One Candidatus Flexicrinis proximus DNA window includes the following coding sequences:
- a CDS encoding NAD(P)H-hydrate dehydratase, whose translation MSVAEIRSIEAEADAQGYSYASMMDDAGRAVAEYAAHLLSGVTTPRISLLIGRGNNGGDGLVAARELPNSLPGAQVRVYLIERREDDPLLESAQARGVFVSYAEDDHDGRVIKQMSASSDLIIDALFGIGVRLPIRDSAQRVLRYVRQSLNERALARRAKPVLSAAAPGQIERPPRQFVLAVDCPSGVDCDTGAADPVALKADVTLTFIAPKPGLFTFPAAGLVGEALVVPLNMPEGISLFKHTSLVLIDNESARALLPRRPLDANKGTFGRVLLVAGSNRMPGAAGLAAKAAYRSGAGLVEVAAPADAISVLQTHLLEAVWTPLAERNGYIVTEALLELKSRLAHADTLVIGPGMGGPEHNGVFVQELLLSLSNEDTKRPVIVDADALNALAVLPNWHTLLPPDAILTPHPGEMARLTHSAVVEVQKDRLKVTALAAAEWQAIVILKGAHTVIAAPDGRVAISPIKTDALAKGGTGDVLAGLLGALRAQGAKPFDAACLAVYLHGVAGLIASERAGYSGGILASEVADALPAAFARISSG comes from the coding sequence TTGTCCGTCGCTGAAATACGCAGCATAGAGGCTGAAGCCGACGCGCAGGGCTATAGTTACGCGTCCATGATGGACGATGCGGGGCGTGCGGTCGCCGAGTACGCTGCACACCTGCTAAGCGGCGTGACGACCCCCAGAATTTCTCTCCTGATTGGCCGAGGCAACAACGGCGGCGATGGCCTTGTTGCCGCACGCGAACTCCCGAATTCTCTTCCCGGTGCACAAGTCCGGGTATACCTCATCGAGAGACGTGAAGACGATCCTTTGCTGGAATCCGCGCAAGCGCGCGGCGTATTCGTCTCGTATGCAGAAGATGACCACGATGGACGCGTCATCAAACAGATGAGCGCAAGTTCGGACCTGATCATCGACGCATTGTTTGGCATTGGCGTTCGGTTACCGATCCGCGATAGCGCTCAACGAGTGCTCAGATACGTAAGACAGTCCCTGAACGAGCGGGCATTGGCCCGCCGAGCCAAGCCTGTATTGAGTGCGGCAGCTCCCGGCCAGATAGAGCGGCCCCCTAGACAGTTCGTGTTGGCGGTCGATTGTCCCAGCGGGGTCGACTGTGATACGGGCGCAGCTGATCCCGTCGCTCTGAAGGCGGACGTAACCTTGACATTTATTGCTCCCAAGCCTGGACTGTTCACATTTCCGGCTGCGGGGCTGGTCGGTGAAGCGCTGGTCGTTCCGCTGAATATGCCCGAGGGCATCAGTCTTTTCAAACACACAAGTCTAGTCCTTATCGACAACGAAAGCGCGCGCGCGCTTTTGCCCCGCCGACCGCTGGATGCAAACAAGGGGACGTTTGGCCGTGTACTGCTGGTCGCCGGGTCAAATCGAATGCCGGGAGCAGCAGGTCTCGCAGCAAAAGCGGCCTATCGCTCGGGTGCAGGGCTGGTGGAAGTAGCTGCCCCGGCAGATGCGATCAGCGTACTGCAGACTCATTTGCTTGAGGCCGTTTGGACCCCGCTCGCGGAGCGAAACGGCTACATCGTGACGGAGGCGCTCCTTGAACTGAAATCGCGGTTAGCCCACGCAGACACGCTAGTGATTGGCCCGGGAATGGGCGGGCCGGAGCACAACGGTGTATTTGTACAGGAATTGCTGCTAAGTCTGAGCAATGAGGATACCAAGCGACCAGTGATCGTCGACGCGGACGCACTCAATGCACTGGCCGTATTGCCCAATTGGCACACGCTGCTCCCACCGGATGCAATCCTTACACCGCATCCCGGCGAAATGGCCCGATTGACACATTCAGCGGTTGTAGAAGTACAGAAAGACCGCCTGAAAGTAACCGCGCTGGCTGCCGCAGAGTGGCAGGCTATAGTCATTCTGAAGGGCGCCCATACGGTAATTGCCGCACCGGATGGGCGTGTTGCGATTTCTCCCATCAAGACGGATGCTCTGGCAAAAGGGGGAACAGGAGATGTCCTGGCGGGCCTGCTCGGCGCGCTGCGAGCTCAGGGCGCGAAGCCATTCGATGCCGCATGCTTAGCTGTCTACTTACATGGAGTGGCCGGGTTGATCGCATCTGAAAGAGCCGGCTACAGTGGCGGAATACTCGCCTCCGAAGTCGCGGATGCGCTCCCCGCAGCGTTTGCGCGTATCAGCTCCGGTTAG